A genomic region of Pyrus communis chromosome 14, drPyrComm1.1, whole genome shotgun sequence contains the following coding sequences:
- the LOC137715247 gene encoding kinesin-like protein KIN-5D: MDSSQSQQRRGGLVSLSPSQTPRSSDKSVRDLRSGDSNSTNRHEKEKGVNVQVLVRCRPLSEDEMRVHTPVVISCNESRREVAAIQNIANKQIDRTFAFDKVFGPASQQKELYDQAVAPIVNEVLEGYNCTIFAYGQTGTGKTYTMEGGARKKNGEFPSDAGVIPRAVKQIFDILEAQVAEYSMKVTFLELYNEEISDLLAPDENMKFVDDKSKKPIALMEDGKGGVFVRGLEEEIVCTANEIYKILEKGSAKRRTAETLLNKQSSRSHSIFSITIHIKECTPEGEEMIKCGKLNLVDLAGSENISRSGAREGRAREAGEINKSLLTLGRVINTLVEHSGHVPYRDSKLTRLLRDSLGGKTKTCIIATVSPSIHCLEETLSTLDYAHRAKNIKNKPEVNQKMMKSALIKDLYSEIDRLKQEVYAAREKNGIYIPRDRYLSEEAEKKAMAEKIERMEHDSESKDKQLLELQELYSSQQLLAVELSDKLEKTEKKLEETGHALFDLEDKHRQANATIKEKEFLIVNLLKSERSLVERAFELRAELENAASDVSSLFAKIERKDKIEDGNRLLVQKFQSQLTQQLEVLHKTVAVAVTQQEQQLKDMEEDMQSFVSTKAEATEELRGRLGKLKNIYGSGIKTLDGIAGDLEGNSQSTFSHLNSEVSDHSSALEDLFKGIASEADALLNDLQGNLHNQEEKLSAFAQQQREAHARAVETARSVSKVTVDFFKTLDFHASNLTQIVEEAQTANDKKLSELEEKFEECAANEERQLLEKVAELLASSNARKKRLVQTAVKDLRESATSRTTKLQQEMSTMQGSTSSIKAKWTLHMETTESHYHEDTSAVECGKKGMEEVLQNCLKQASMGAEQWKKAQGSLLNLEKRNVASVDSIVRRGTEANQALRDKFSLAVSAALEDVDVADKNLLSSIDHSLQLDREACGNLNSMIVPCCGDLRELKGGHYHNVVEITENAGKFLLDEYVVEEPSCSMPRKRSFNLPSVASIEELRTPAFEELLRLFWDGRSAKPQANGDLKHIVGAYEAAQSIRDSRVPLTAIN, translated from the exons ATGGATTCCTCACAGTCCCAACAGAGAAGAGGAGGATTGGTGTCACTATCACCCTCGCAGACGCCAAGGTCGAGCGACAAGTCGGTGCGAGATCTGCGATCCGGGGATTCGAATTCGACAAACAGGCATGAGAAGGAAAAGGGTGTCAATGTGCAGGTCCTTGTGCGTTGCAG GCCATTGAGTGAAGATGAAATGAGGGTGCATACGCCGGTCGTGATTTCTTGCAATGAGAGTAGAAGAGAAGTTGCTGCAATTCAGAATATAGCTAACAAGCAGATTGATAGAACTTTTGCGTTTGACAAG GTCTTTGGTCCGGCATCCCAACAGAAGGAACTGTATGATCAAGCTGTGGCACCTATCGTAAATGAAGTTCTTGAGGGATATAACTGCACTATCTTTGCCTATGGTCAGACAGGGACGGGAAAAACATACACAATGGAAGGAGGAGCAAGAAAGAAG AATGGGGAGTTTCCAAGTGATGCGGGTGTTATCCCAAGAGCTGTTAAACAAATTTTTGACATATTAGAAGCTCAGGTTGCTGAGTATAGCATGAAAGTCACATTTTTAGAGCTGTACAATGAGGAGATAAGTGATCTTTTGGCCCCTGATGAGAACATGAAGTTTGTAGATgacaaatcaaagaaacccaTAGCTCTCATGGAAGATGGAAAGGGTGGTGTTTTTGTAAGAGGCTTGGAAGAAGAGATAGTGTGCACAGCAaatgaaatttataaaatctTGGAGAAGGGATCGGCAAAAAGGCGTACAGCTGAGACACTTCTCAACAAACAAAGCAGTCGTTCACACTCAATATTTTCCATCACAATTCACATTAAGGAATGCACTCCAGAGGGCGAAGAAATGATTAAGTGTGGGAAGCTGAATCTTGTAGACCTCGCTGGTTCTGAGAACATTTCACGCTCTGGTGCAAGAGAG GGCAGAGCAAGGGAAGCTGGGGAGATAAATAAAAGCTTACTTACTCTTGGTCGTGTCATTAATACTCTCGTTGAGCACTCTGGTCATGTTCCGTACAg GGATAGTAAACTTACAAGATTACTGCGAGACTCCTTAGGAGGAAAAACAAAGACATGCATAATTGCTACTGTGTCACCCTCCATCCATTGTTTGGAAGAAACACTCAGCACCTTAGATTATGCACACCGtgccaaaaatataaagaacaaaCCAGAG GTCAATcaaaaaatgatgaaatctGCTTTGATCAAGGATTTGTATTCTGAGATTGATCGGCTCAAGCAAG AGGTATATGCTGCCAGAGAGAAGAATGGAATCTATATACCACGAGATCGTTATCTTAGTGAAGAAGCAGAGAAGAAG GCAATGGCTGAAAAGATAGAACGGATGGAACATGATTCTGAATCCAAAGACAAG CAATTGCTGGAGCTTCAGGAACTTTACAGTTCTCAGCAACTTTTGGCTGTAGAATTGAGCGATAAACTTGAAAAAACTGAG AAAAAGCTTGAGGAAACTGGACATGCACTGTTTGATCTCGAGGACAAACATCGACAAGCAAATGCGACCATCAAAGAGAAGGAATTTCTGATAGTAAATCTTCTCAAATCGG AAAGATCACTTGTCGAGCGTGCATTTGAGCTGCGAGCAGAGCTAGAGAATGCTGCATCAGATGTGTCCAGTTTATTTGCTAAAATTg AGCGTAAGGACAAGATTGAAGATGGAAACCGGTTACTAGTCCAGAAATTCCAGTCCCAATTAACTCAGCAGCTTGAAGTCCTGCATAAAACTGTGGCAGTTGCAGTGACACAACAAGAACAGCAATTGAAGGATATGGAAGAGGACATGCAGTCCTTTGTATCAACGAAGGCAGAG GCTACTGAAGAACTGCGAGGAAGATTAGGAAAGCTTAAAAACATATATGGTTCTGGTATTAAAACTCTGGATGGTATAGCTGGGGATCTTGAAGGAAATTCGCAATCAACATTTTCTCATCTAAACTCTGAAGTTTCTGACCATTCTTCTGCTCTGGAAGAT CTCTTCAAAGGAATCGCTTCCGAAGCTGATGCGTTACTCAATGATCTTCAAGGCAATCTTCACAACCAAGAAGAGAAGCTAAGTGCATTTGCACAACAACAGCGTGAG GCTCATGCAAGAGCAGTTGAAACTGCACGGTCAGTTTCTAAAGTTACTGTGGACTTCTTCAAAACTCTAGACTTTCATGCATCCAATCTGACCCAAATTGTGGAAGAAGCACAAACTGCCAACGACAAGAAATTGTCTGAACTTGAAGAGAAGTTTGAG GAGTGTGCTGCTAATGAAGAAAGACAGTTACTAGAGAAAGTGGCAGAGCTGCTGGCCAGTTCAAATGCCAGGAAGAAAAGACTG GTCCAAACTGCAGTAAAGGATCTTCGAGAGAGTGCAACAAGCAGAACCACCAAATTACAGCAAGAAATGTCGACCATGCAAGGTTCAACTTCTTCTATCAAAGCAAAGTGGACACTTCACATGGAAACAACAGAATCCCATTACCATGAAGATACTTCGGCTGTGGAATGTGGAAAGAAAGGCATGGAGGAGGTTCTACAGAATTG TTTGAAGCAGGCATCAATGGGTGCAGAACAATGGAAGAAAGCTCAGGGGTCCTTGCTCAATCTAGAAAAGAGAAATGTTGCTTCTGTGGATTCCATTGTCAG GAGGGGAACGGAAGCGAATCAAGCCTTACGTGATAAGTTTTCCTTGGCTGTGTCGGCTGCACTAGAAGATGTAGATGTTGCAGACAAGAATCTCCTTTCTTCCATAGATC ATTCATTACAACTTGACCGTGAGGCGTGTGGAAATCTGAACTCAATGATTGTTCCATGTTGCGGGGATCTGAGGGAACTAAAGGGAGGTCACTACCATAATGTTGTTGAAATCACCGAAAATGCAGGAAAATTTCTTCTCGATGAATATGTG GTGGAGGAACCATCATGTTCCATGCCAAGAAAGAGGTCATTCAATCTTCCAAGCGTTGCATCCATTGAAGAGCTCAGGACTCCTGCTTTTGAGGAATTGTTGAGGTTATTCTGGGATGGAAGATCGGCGAAACCGCAAGCAAATGGAGACCTAAAACACATCGTAGGGGCGTACGAGGCTGCTCAATCCATTAGAGACTCCAGAGTTCCCCTCACTGCTATTAACTAA
- the LOC137715874 gene encoding putative pentatricopeptide repeat-containing protein At1g12700, mitochondrial yields MMRAATVSSSSLKVGYGIGSRLRLRVRGMPPVPCLLHNSTLFPFFNNYFASFHSQSTKSRNTQPRRLVIVSNLEDALHLFDEMLQRRPPPSILCFTQLLGQVAKLKHYSAVISLHNRMGFSGIRPNVYTLTIIINCFSHTNQMGFSLSVLGKFFKLGFEPNVATFNTLINGFLHQNSEADAVEILNKMMKGGNCNPDVITFGTLVKGLCAKGNNTGAIQLLRKMEEGGCKPNLVIYSTIIDSLCKDTLVVDALNLFSEMMSKRIDPNVITYTSLIHGVCKLGGWNEATRLFNEMVSKGIFPNLHSYNVLVDTLCKEGLVGKAKCMVEMMTQRDIEPDMVTYSSLMDGYCLRGEMGEAKKVLELMLSKGYTTDPYSYNIFINGYCKHGRIDEALMIFNEMSNNRLVPDTVTYNTLMDGFCKVGRIQDAQKLFSQMQASGQLPNVHSYNVLLDGLCKNQQLSKAMELLRDMVSKKLDPDIVSHNILIEGLCIAGKVESAWNLFCGLSSKRLQPNVRTYTIMISGFCNGGLISEAEKLLQEMKDRGHPPNGCTYNIIIRGCINNNETVKAMRLIQEMVERGFSADASTMELIINLLSKDAVDPALLTLVEVSR; encoded by the coding sequence ATGATGCGGGCGGCGacagtttcttcttcttctttgaaggTTGGTTATGGCATCGGCAGCAGACTGAGACTGAGAGTGAGAGGTATGCCGCCTGTGCCTTGTCTTCTTCATAACTCTACTCTTTTCCCGTTCTTCAACAATTACTTCGCTTCGTTTCACTCTCAATCAACCAAATCTAGAAACACCCAACCACGACGTCTTGTGATAGTATCTAACCTTGAGGATGCACTCCATCTGTTCGACGAAATGCTTCAAAGGCGTCCTCCGCCTTCCATTCTCTGTTTCACTCAACTCTTGGGTCAAGTCGCCAAGTTGAAACATTATTCGGCAGTCATCTCGTTGCACAACCGAATGGGTTTTTCGGGGATTCGCCCTAATGTTTATACTCTAACGATTATCATTAATTGCTTTTCCCATACGAATCAAATGGGGTTTAGTTTATCTGTCTTGGGAAAGTTCTTCAAACTTGGCTTTGAACCGAATGTGGCGACTTTCAACACGTTAATCAACGGATTCCTTCATCAGAATAGTGAGGCTGATGCTGTCGAGATTCTGAATAAAATGATGAAGGGAGGTAATTGTAACCCAGATGTGATTACTTTCGGCACACTTGTAAAGGGCCTTTGTGCAAAAGGTAACAACACTGGAGCTATTCAATTGCTTAGGAAAATGGAAGAAGGAGGTTGCAAGCCCAACCTAGTCATTTACAGCACGATCATTGATAGCCTTTGTAAAGATACTCTAGTTGTGGATGCATTGAACCTCTTCTCTGAAATGATGAGTAAACGTATTGACCCAAACGTCATTACCTATACTTCTTTGATTCATGGAGTATGCAAATTAGGAGGGTGGAATGAAGCTACGAGATTGTTTAATGAAATGGTGAGCAAAGGTATCTTTCCAAACTTGCACAGCTACAATGTCTTGGTAGATACGCTTTGCAAGGAGGGCTTGGTCGGGAAAGCAAAATGCATGGTCGAAATGATGACTCAAAGAGATATTGAGCCTGACATGGTCACGTACAGTTCGCTTATGGATGGTTATTGTTTGCGAGGAGAAATGGGTGAGGCGAAAAAGGTTTTGGAACTAATGCTCAGCAAGGGCTACACAACTGATCCTTATAGCTACAACATATTCATCAATGGCTATTGTAAGCATGGAAGGATAGATGAGGCACTGATGATTTTTAATGAAATGTCTAATAACAGACTGGTTCCAGATACAGTTACTTATAACACTCTTATGGATGGGTTTTGCAAAGTAGGAAGAATACAAGATGCACAAAAGTTGTTCTCTCAGATGCAAGCTTCTGGCCAACTTCCAAATGTACACAGTTATAATGTTTTACTGGATGGCCTGTGTAAAAACCAACAACTATCTAAGGCAATGGAACTGTTAAGAGATATGGTAAGTAAAAAGTTGGACCCAGATATTGTGAGTCACAATATTCTTATCGAAGGTTTATGCATAGCTGGAAAAGTTGAATCTGCATGGAATCTCTTTTGTGGTTTATCATCAAAAAGACTTCAGCCCAACGTCAGGACATATACTATAATGATTAGTGGATTTTGTAATGGGGGCTTAATAAGTGAAGCGGAAAAGTTGCTTCAAGAAATGAAAGATAGAGGTCATCCTCCAAATGGTTGCACTTACAACATAATTATCCGAGGGTGCATCAATAACAATGAGACAGTAAAGGCAATGAGACTTATCCAAGAAATGGTGGAGAGGGGTTTTTCTGCTGATGCATCAACTATGGAATTGATAATTAATTTGCTGTCTAAAGATGCTGTTGATCCTGCTTTGTTGACATTGGTTGAGGTATCGCGATGA
- the LOC137714201 gene encoding chitinase 2-like encodes MAVPKLKLVIALFFLQALLTSHIQAGPANSDLFREYIGAEFNNVKFSDVPINPNVEFHFILSFAIDYDPSGSSPTNGKFNVFWDSDNLSPSQVSSIKNQHSNVKVALSLGGDSVGSGSAYFNPSSIDSWVSNAVSSLTSIIQQYNLDGIDIDYEHFQADPDTFSECIGRVITTLKNNGVISFASIAPFDDDQVQSHYLALWKSYGHLIDYVNFQFYAYDQGTTVSQFINYFNTQSSNYNGGQVLASFISDGSGGLSPENGFFKACHRLKSEGKLGGIFVWSADDSMKLGFRYEKQSQSLLANN; translated from the coding sequence ATGGCAGTTCCCAAGCTTAAGCTCGTCATCGCccttttcttccttcaagccCTCCTCACATCCCATATCCAAGCCGGTCCGGCAAACTCCGATCTCTTCCGAGAATACATAGGAGCCGAATTCAACAACGTCAAGTTTTCCGATGTCCCCATAAACCCTAATGTCGAATTCCACTTCATCCTCTCCTTTGCCATAGACTATGACCCCTCAGGCTCCTCTCCCACCAACGGCAAATTCAATGTCTTTTGGGACTCGGACAACCTTAGCCCTTCCCAAGTTTCCTCCATAAAAAACCAACATTCTAACGTTAAAGTGGCCTTGAGCTTAGGAGGAGACAGTGTCGGCAGTGGCTCTGCCTACTTCAACCCTTCCTCGATTGATTCCTGGGTTTCAAATGCTGTTTCTTCACTCACAAGCATCATCCAACAGTACAACTTGGACGGAATCGACATTGATTACGAGCACTTTCAAGCGGACCCCGATACATTTTCCGAGTGCATTGGAAGGGTTATAACAACCCTAAAGAACAATGGAGTCATCTCATTTGCTTCCATTGCTCCGTTCGACGATGATCAAGTTCAGAGTCACTACTTAGCCTTGTGGAAGAGCTATGGCCATTTGATTGACTATGTCAATTTCCAATTTTATGCATACGATCAGGGCACCACGGTGTCTCAGTTCATCAATTATTTCAACACTCAGAGCTCCAATTACAACGGCGGACAGGTCTTGGCAAGCTTTATCAGTGACGGGAGCGGCGGATTATCTCCGGAGAACGGTTTTTTTAAAGCCTGCCATAGGCTCAAGAGTGAGGGAAAACTTGGTGGTATCTTTGTTTGGTCTGCTGATGATTCCATGAAACTTGGTTTCCGCTACGAAAAGCAATCGCAATCTCTCTTGGCCAATAACTAG